The genomic window gtagccgaaacgcgcgtctggcgtactaaattataatcttggtacctttgataactatttacggacaagggtaaaactatatggcaccgaaaacttcgttgcggggccataaaaactgcaaaattttcttaaaattaccaattcagtggtagagacccaacaacaggttatctgATTGGCCTGTTAATTTTAGGGCAGATAAATTTTGCCCTAATGAACAATCAAACCCTCATCAGTTTGCTTTAAAtgtttggtttcagagataaaagaaccaaaaactgcattttacccctatgtacaATTTTTAGCCATTTCTGTCATATCTAGGCATCGGACACACTTTTCAAACAAtttaccctaatgatgattgtggccaagtttggttaaatttgtcttatttGTTTCAGAgtggaagatttttgtaaaggattacaAAAATTTtcggaaaattgttaaaaattgactataaagggcaataactcctaaaggggtcaactgacattttttttcatgtcgacttatttgtagatctaagtttgctgaacattattgctgtctatctctatctaaaatagtATTcataatgcggcgtaaagcaaccaacaatcaatcaatcaatcaataatagtattcaagataataaccaaacacggcaaaatttccttaaaattgccaaatcaggggcagcaacccaacaacaggttgtctgattcatttgaaaatttcagtgcatatatattttaacctgataagcattttactccgtcatatttgctctaaatgcttcgatTTCAGAGATATTAGcgaaaaactgcatttgaccccaatgttctattttaggCATGTTGGGGCAGGGTCGTCCGACACATTTTTATAACTAGATATCCTAGTGATGATTTTGTCcaggtttggttaaattttgctaAGTAGAGTCAGAGGAGAatatgtttttgtaaaagttatcggacgacggacacaaagtgatgagaaaagctcacttggtcctttggggaaggtgagctaaaaagatgagctatgatttatgatttatgtacaaaaaaataacgaaaaagaaatatgtaacacattaacaaactaCAACAACTGAATAGCAGGTTCCTGACCCGAGACAgtcacatacatacaaaatgtgtcagggttaaacatgttagcgggatcccaaccctcccataACCGGATACACTATGTGTAACATTGCAACATAAAAGTAGTAAGTCTAGACAAGACAATAAGGGCAAttaaagatttattaattttctaATAAGATAACTATAAATATCTAAAAACACCTAATTTTCTCAAGGACaaggaaaataataataaagtacCCACCCACTCATAAATAAAATAGGTGAAGTTGCTCAAAGGATGAGTTGATCTTTTATTACATATACTTCCGAGAAAGATAATGTATTATATAATAAGTAAATCATTTCAGTTAGTCTTCATATCAGAAAATCGGGGAAAACCCACATCGGTAAATATAAGATTAACAATTTCAATATAGAGATGACATAATACAATTAACGAAGAACCTTATGAACTCTACGACTCGTATATCAAGAGTCTAAATTCGTTTactaaaatgtttttcttttgcaTCTACTGTGAGTTGTAATGGAAAATATAGTTACAAAGACACGACGATTCGTcttgaaaacaattttcattttgtaCTGTAACatgaataaactgttatcacagagatatgtctcgcctttttgtaattttgattatgcaaatgttgaaatcaaaatagcaatactttaacatctaacacaagttatgaaaatgttcaaagtcaatatataatctccatggaaactatacttgcaaatgccaataaatttgcataccataTATTATTGACTTAACATttattagcagttcatcttaggtagcacaatacaaagattttgtcactcccaatcagacaacttaaaactgatgtaattcattgcatccttctttatattttataaatgaggtaccaaaagaaagaagaaagattaatcttttaaattgtgataatttcattatgattaattaattattatgcaattagttgctatattgtgatgtccatacttgaatgaatttagcttctttgttcttcatagcatccaaaaatattttatatattcttgtacctGGTTAACCTGGGACCAATGGTTAAAGAGACTTAATACTTAATCCTTTACTTTATCTCCCAAAATAAACCTGTGAATGGTAGTTTTGTGGGCATGTTCTCGATTCTGTGTTTATACATTGCTAAGTATAGCttattaattttgattaatacaaaaatatatagcaTTAAAGATAAAACTGAGAATGAAAAtaggtaatgtgtcaaagagacaacaatccgataAAAGAGCGgaaaacagccgaatgccaccaatgggtcttcaatacagctaGAAAATTCCTCATCCGGAGGATGCATAGTTGACAAAGGCTAATTTTCACATTAATAAACTTAATGTTTCTATTTTGTCAACTTTCTGTTTGGGAGGCAGGTGCCTTCGTAAAAAATTGGAATAATTTTTAATCTGTTCAAAAAACGTAATGCATGTTGgctaatattaaaatatttattcatagGCAGTATATTTATCACTTTTGCCGTACACCTTTTTGGCGGGATATTTCTGTCTATTCTGCTTAAACTTTTGTAAAACAGCTGCCGGGAGGTCAATTTTACACCTGTCAGCTAATCGGACAAGGTAAATCAAAACATCACTCATTTCTTGGCCCACATGCTTCTTTTCTTCTTCCGTAAATTCTGAAAATGGTCATTCAAACAGATAACATCTTTATATGCATTTAGTATATTGTAAACAGTCCTTGGAATAATACTGTTTACATATTATTCAATTATAATCTATACAATAGTGCAGACTTAATATTTTTAGATAATAAAAGTTTCGTTAACAGAATCTTAACGTTAAAATTctttttcttgaaagaaaaatCCAGTTTGTCCTCAAGATTTTCCTCCAAAATGTATCTACTTCCAAGGATGAAATCAGAAGACTTAGATGAAAAACTTAATTTGTATGTCTGTAAGTAATGTTATATGTATACTGGCAGCAATGTATGGATTGGATAGTCTTTTGTCTACATCGTCAGGACAAACACGTATTTATGCGACATAGATTTTACTCAATACCAACTTTTGATACCAATATTTGTGAATAAAATATCGCAATCAGTcaaagaagaaaaacaatgaagagggtttttcaataaaaatgaaagtGATAAGATAGGAACCTCGAAATTTTATTTTTGGACAAGAGTTGAGGGTCATTAATATTTGTATGTCGATTTATTGCATGTACAGGTTTGTTTCGCGTATTGGGTGTATGGGTAATTTGGGAGAACCTTCCTATCCAGTTGCTATCAATTTAATTTGCTCTATAGCTATTTGTAAGAGAGTTTAAATATGCCGTAAATGTCGTAAATTGAATGTATATGTAAAATACATCACTCAATTGAGTAGAATATTTAACTTACCAGGAAGACCAACTTTAACTTCTCCTTTCCACTGActgaaaacaaatcaataaatatgttacttttatttttaaacaatttaaaagacaGAAATCGTCACTGACAGAGTTTCTATCTGTATGATTACCTATATGATGTATATAGCTAGCATTGTAGATTTCTCACTTTCGTAAATTTTTGGTCACAAGTGAGTAGTGATTTATTTTATAAGAGGTCCTATAGCTACATAAACGTTTTTGGGGTACTATCAAATgctacttttttttcttatttataaatattgacaTTCAACAATCTTACCTGAAAAACTTTATCTCATGAACTGTTATTGAAAAACAGAATTAACACTAAGAAAAATGCCGACCAAAGGCCGTCATGTAATTGGTCACATCTTGTTCTATAGTTTAtgtaaagttgtctgattggcaatcttATCTCATCTCCTAATTTTAAATACTTGTATTAAACTGCTCTCAAAGCAGCAAATTCAACTTTCCAACATTGATGATGGGTGCCACTGGCAGAGCAGGATCTGCTGAATTCCCTTCCATAGCCTGAGAcaattcttatttttctttttgggGCTTTGtgtttcttagtctttagttttctgtatgatattttgtatataaacattttttttgctaCGGTATTAACTGATAAGACATAATCAATGGATTTTTTCGTTTAGATGTCTTACAAAATTTCAGATAGCTCTCCAACTTCTCCAACTAAAGCAAGAAGTATATTTCTAGGAGTATGATACTGGTTCCAGTTTCTTTCTGCTGAAAATTCTTCCTGGAGTGACCTTctgcaaacaaacaaacaatacttACAATATGAACCATGTACTTCAGACTaactacaaaaataacaaaatacaattgCTTAcattaattagatataagaagatgacatgagtgccaatgagacaactctccacagtggcggatccagccattttaaaaaagggggggggggtttcccaacccagagtaaaggggggggggggtttccaactatatgctcccattcaaatgcattgatcggcaaaaaaaggggggttccaactatatgctcccattcaaatgcattgatcggcaaaaaaagggggttccaacccccggaacccccctccccctggatccgccactgcttcaCCCAACTGGCAatttataaaaacttaaaaagtaaaacattcaaggccaaagtACGGCAATCAACACGGAGCGTTGGCTCACACAGAACCGCAAGCTATAAAGGCACCAAGATGATtggtgttaaaccattcaaacagaaaaaccaacggtctaatctataaaaaaacgagaaacgagaaccTTTATAAtgcttatgaaccacatcaacaaataacaactactgaacaacaggttcctgtcTTAGTACAGATGCAAACAAATGATGCGGGTTAAAAACGTTTTAACAGTCGCCAACTTTCACCCTTAATAGTAGTATCAtaatagtaaaacaaaaaaaagacaagcTTTAAAATATCGAAATGATGATGTAACTCGATCAAAAAGAAGTAAATATCATGatcatacactgaacgaatacatttgatcgATGGCACACAATCAATAtaaaaccattatagttcaaatgAGGAACCAAATACgaagatttataaaatgaccTCCAATAATCCTACTTTACAAAGCTATTAACTTTCAGCATTAACCAGATGATATTTCAGTCATGATGGTGTATCTAGGGAAAACGTTGTCCTTTACCTGAATGCTTGCTCCATGACAGCAAATTTCTTGAtaacaaaactttgtattttaatttactGAAAATTGGTATATGTTTTGGTATGTTTCCCTAAACTGGGATAATTTtacatagaaataaataaaacccCGGTGACGATGTGaaatgcgtgccaatgagacaaccctccatccaagacACAATATGTATCTGTATCTGCATATATGTTACACAGTGCAGGATCCGATCGtcgatatacatgatatatatgcaCACTGTCCAGAAGGAGATCTGCTTTGTTAGTCCAACTGTTAGAGGACAGCCGTGGAACGATGCATCTACTGTCGTTTTTTGAATGCCGCGTTTATCTCTTCCAGATGGTCAATTAGGATATCGTTTTAGGAAAAGGGGAGTTCTTGCGGATGCCTGTTTTGCAGTCTGTCATCATTATCATTTAGAATGCTCTGCTATTTCGTGTGTCTTGTCTTTCTAAGATGTTCGTGTACTAAAAATCACTAAAGTTTGGCGTTTGTTTCTGATTTCTTGCAAGTAGTTTCATGGTTCAATACATGGCATCAATCCCTCAACCACTTTGTAGAACATAGTCAGCCTCTGATATTTCCTTCTTTCTTGGAGGGGTGGTATTTCCAggtttaaaatcatattttttacgCATCCTGTTTCTCTGTATCTGTAGTCGTGCAGGATGAAACGTGCACCTCTTTTCTGTATgctttctaacatttttatttcccATGTCCATGGTGAATTGGTCCCAAATGTCAGCACCATATTCTAGTACAGATCTAACCATGGCTTAGAATTTAGTAGGCTTGTTTTTCTGCGCTATTCACGCAGTGGAGTTATTAagcaaaactagaggctctaaagagcctgtgtcgctcaccttggtctatgtgactattaaacaaaggaagcagatggattcatgacaaaattgtattttggtgatggtgatgtgtttgtacatcttactttactgaacatccttgctgcttacaattatctctatctataatgaacttggcccagtagtttcagtggaaaatgttagtaaaaatttacaaattttataaaaattgttgaaaattgactataaaggacaataactccttagggggtcaattgaccatttcggtcatgttgacttatttgtaaatcttactttgctgaacattattgctgtctacagtttatctctatctataataatattcaagacaataaccaaaaacagcaaaatttccttaaaattattaattcaggggcagcaacccaacaacgggttgtccgattcatctgaaaatttcggggcagatagattttgacctgataaacattttaaccccatgtcagatttgctctaaacgctttggtttttgagttataagccaaaaactgcattttacccctatgttctatttttagccatggcggccatctaaGTTGGATGGCCggatcatcagacacattttttaaactagataccccaaagatgattgtggataagtttggattaatttggccgagtagtttcagaggagaagatttttgtaaaagactactaagatttacgaaaaatggttaaaaattgactataaagggcaataactcctatatgggtcaactaaccatttcggtcatgttgacttatttgtaaatcttactttgctgaacattattgctgtttacagtttatctctatctataataatattcaagataataaccatataacggcaaaatttccttaaaaatgccaattcaggggcagcaacccaacaaccggttgtccgattcgtctgaaaatttcagggcagatagatcttgacttaataaacaattttatatcatgtcagatttgctctaaatgctttagtttttgagttataagcaaaaaactgcattttacccctatgttctatttttagccatggcacccatcttggttggatggccgggtaaccgaacacattttttaaactagataccccaaagaagattttggccaagtttggataaatttggcccagtagtttcagaggagaagacttttgtaaaagataactaagatttacgaaaaatggttaaaaattgactataaagagcaataactcataatgggatcaactgaccattttggtcatgcaaccttatttgtaaatcttactttgctgaacattattgctttttacagtttatctctatctataataatcttcaagataataaccaaaaacagcaaaatttccctaaaattaccaattcaggggcagcaacccaacaacgggttgtccaattcatctgaaagtttcagggcagatagatcttgacctgataaacaattttgtcagatttgctctaaatgctttggtttttgagttataagccaaaaactgcattttaccccaatgttctatttttagccatggcggccatcttggttggtaagcggggtcaccggacacattttttaaactagataccccaatgatgattgtggccaagtttggttaaatttggcccagtagtttcagagaagatttttgtaaaagttaacgatggacgacgatggacgacgacgccggacgccggacgccaagtgatgagaaaagctccaggtgagctaaaaaacgtgaaaaaagacataatttcacgttgaacgtgaaataatttctgtaatgaacgttgcacgaaaaataccgagcacgctaaataagactttgaaaatcacgatgtactagtaaaattaaataagcagaacacgttgaacgaggcacccgtcttgcacgactgaacgtcaaataaaaaagtaaaaacacgtcacaagtgaacgtgaaataaaaaacggtgATCACATTGcacaaaaataaccctttaccaccctcttttgtgaatatctaaatatgtttaatttgttgaaagacgtgcatagtatcaaatcataaaaatacaaattgtttcatGTAAGTCTCTttataggtgcaatttgggtacttggtgcaatttgggtactgttACGTTAACCTGATAACatatatgacttcgcattcttaaaTAATCATGTAATTTTGAAcctttttatactgatattttcatttttgatctcGGGTGGCACATTaattgatagtaaaaaacaaatatcagaaaccgtaaatagaaatagtaaataatgcccccgAGGTCATATATGTTATAGGACAACGTGGATATGttccctagtccaaataattatgtcgtctggcaaggctatttcaatttttttctaggacgCCTTCCTACATGTATTTGGACTGCCCAGCGGACGCTAGTCGGCTCGCTACATAAATAAATCATTATCTTTGATTTGAGTACTTACATATCTTCTAGTGTTGGTTTTTCACTAAACATGTTTTCAGAAGACACGATTTTTTCTGTTGATCTTTCATTTTCAAATGGTCCCCCCGAGTTTTTACTTTCTTCAGTCATATCGAAAGTTACCGGAAACACATGTTAGACGTCATGTGTACGCATGTTGTAGAAAACATTGTTTACTTCCTGTCAAAACGAAATTAGATTGTGTCAATGACGACATAGGTTTAAAGTCCAAACTATTTATTGTTGTTGAACATCAGCTGAGCGAATCCTATCCAAACAGAATCTAGATGTTGTATGTTACCATGTGACACCGGAAACATACACTGTATCAATAAGTGTCATTAATCATCATCCTGCAAAATGTACATCTATCACGAATTCGTTTCATTATTGACAATAtcagttttctttgttttgctGCTTGTGTTTGTAGAAGGGTAAGAATTTTCAGTGATTCACATATGAAAGaaaattgcttttttaaaagaatattagAAAACTAGAAACTAATAGATTCCCTTTGTTTACAGGATGTATCCTTAATTAATTTTTCAACTCagacctagtccaaataattttgACTCTTAAAAGACTATTCTATTTTGATGTAGAGAAAATGTAAGACGTCATCGAAAATagtataatagcctttcaagagtcataattatttggactaactcTGGCAGAATGGTAAGGGTTCATAAATAAAagattgtacaaaaatattgagTTTTCAGATTTTTCATCACATGAGAGACAAATAAATTTTAGTGCATACATTTGTACCTGATTAAAATTGAGTAACACAACAAACAGGCTTTGATTGGCTGGAGAAGCAGGTAATGAATTCCTATCAAATGTAAAAGTTAATTCAATACCTGCTCTTGATTTTTACATCAAGATTACTGTGAGGTCATTCCGATTTATTGGCATTGCTGTCGCCGAAAGTTAcattatgcaaattagttttgggttttcaacCGATCTATAAATATTATAGATAGATCCGCAGACATTAtctagtgcaaaataacattccttatcgcttgttttaaattcattttttcaatggatactcctatcatgataaatattttttttaaaacagaaattaataatatgaaaatgttttgttgtaagatataaatataaaagtaaaaaatcattgataatatctatGTACGTACCGAAAATTTTTGTTAAAGCTTGCAGAAGAATATCTCAAAAACGTATTGCGACACTCCCGGCAAGGATCAGTAACTCTGTAATTGTTTTTGGCAATTTGCAGGAAAATATGAATGGATTCTCATATTTAATCTTTTTGAAAAACTGACTTTTTACACAAGAGTgttcaccatgcacttgcactgcactattatttatagaatattagaatagaatgatatacaaatggatgaaaatcatATATACATTACATGCAACTGTtatattaatatacattttttttatatataacaacaaaccagtgtatactCTGGGACAATCattatattagtataatagtcccaggactGAGGTACAttgtatactgatttgtatcactacattataatagttattacggtgcggTTGAATTTTCTCTCATTAATGCGTCATCCACTCACtcacttgtttcagaaaaaaatatatatctctgtacattaacctcaatttcaggtatagagatgtgatctttttctgtaacatgtgcttttgaccatccacaagaacttgcagtcatccgatgttcagtacttcagtactttgatttatttttatttcagcaaATCTTTAATGACAATAAATTGCATTTTAGAAATGAAATTGAAGAAAGTTCATCAAATCACAGATGTAATAAAGTCAAGAGGACAGAAAAAATAGCTCAAATGTATGAAAGTGGACCATGTGTTCAAGCTTATAAGGCTCGTTGTGGATGGTTTAGTTTAGATCTGTGTACTTTTTACAAGTAAGTAATGatcatcatatttgattttatttgttttgaaaaattaatttatgTACATTGCATGTCACCATGATCAACCGACCAATTCAGAAATGGTGTTATATTAACAGTTCATCTATATTTTGGACATCTTATTAGTCTATTTGTCATTCAGAATCATTTGTAGCAAGCCTATCCAATTTTATCAACCACAATTAtaaatctttttataaattttaatttatctgTTCAAAAACATACACtcattatgcgtttacttttctgcattggctagaggtatagggggagggttgagatctcacaaacatgtttaaccccgccgcatttttgcacctgtcccaagtcaggagcctctggcctttgttagtcttgtattattttaactttaagtttcttgtgtacagtttggagtttagtatggcgttcattatcactgaactagtatatatttgtttaggggccagctgaaggacgcctccgggtgcgagaatttctcgttgcattgaagacctgttggtgaccttctcatacctgtcaacctgtgacgatgaaaatgcaggtcatgacctgcattgaagaatgaaatctcaggtcataacgcgtacgaactttttcgagctgaatttcagtaattagggaacattttttttataattcaaataaaagttTCCAAAACATGTTCACTTTATTAATCATTATTTCATTGCATTTTGAAAAGCTTTTGATAACTTTGTGACACTTTCTCCTCTTCTTTggttaatgttatttttaatatttctacattGTTCTATATGTATAATATTTCACCCTCAAGTTGTGACTGgctttttattaattatttttagaaAGTTGTGACTGGCTATTCAGTCTTTGCTCATCAGCTGATCCAATTTCCTTCTTAATTAGAGTAtagtaaaataaagttaaacagttaaaggaagtatagatgaaaaaataatgaattaaatgaaaagtcatatttcaatatgtatttaaattctaTTTGTAGTAGATTTGATCTTTTTTACCCcaaaaaacgtaaatataaggaacaattttgaatggtgacaaaaaaggggaagtaactcagttgaaaaatgtttgtaaaacgtgacaacagtgaaatttttatacgacctgaagctaaggtaattggtgttaattaacagtgtgtttgacaccaaagctgtcaagtgaagccatgcacttgatgggtcacttaatttgacagtttacacagGTAACTGAACTTCTGTtgatggaagaattacgaatttgccggtatttcaaagaaaaatcacTAATGAAATCATTCTCTAGGCTTAGAAATCAAggtgaaaacgggtcattttcggaattcctgGGTTATTCAGTGACCCGGTGGGTGTCGCGGGCGATCTCTCAGAATTGttaaaatctcgggtcacacccgcaaaatacgggtcagttgacaggtatgatatatatatgtatatataaagtaacttttgccttctgctgttgtctgctctattgtcggattgttgtctctttggcatattccccatttccattctcaattttactcaaaCTACTACTATTCAAATAGAGAACAGAATTAAATAACTGTTTTACAATTTAAATCAGAGCAGTAAGTCAGTATGTTAAATGCAATTAGAATAAACAACATTCATTTATCAACAGTTTTTTAATGTGGAAATTgagaaaaatgatttattttataaatctttttataAGTGAATATATCAAGAAAATCTAATACAGTATGAACATgtagatatatgtatatataaagtaaCTTTAGCgtgttatgtgttacatattttttttcgttcatttctttatatgaataaggccgttagttttctcgtttgaattgttttacattgtcatatcagggtcttttatagctgactatgcagtatgggatttgctcattgttgaaggccgtacagtgacctatagttattaatgtctgtgtcattttggtctcttgtggacagttgtctcattggcaaaaataccatatcttctttttttcatattaggTAAAAAAATATAGCTTTTTCTGAGCAGATATTctgattttaacattttttatttcagaaaagaaaTTTGTGATAAAAATAGCAACAGA from Mytilus galloprovincialis chromosome 5, xbMytGall1.hap1.1, whole genome shotgun sequence includes these protein-coding regions:
- the LOC143075659 gene encoding dCTP pyrophosphatase 1-like, translating into MTEESKNSGGPFENERSTEKIVSSENMFSEKPTLEDIRSLQEEFSAERNWNQYHTPRNILLALVGEVGELSEIFQWKGEVKVGLPEFTEEEKKHVGQEMSDVLIYLVRLADRCKIDLPAAVLQKFKQNRQKYPAKKVYGKSDKYTAYE